Below is a window of Syntrophorhabdales bacterium DNA.
GCACCGGGGCCGTATCCGGTTTTCTGATAAGCGCCTCCAGACCCTGCTCGGTCGTGGGGTAGGTGCCGGTATCGATCTTATAAAGTTTCAGCGCGCTTTCGATGGTCTTTATGTCTGCCTTGGCCTTGATGCGGCGCGCCTATCGAGGTCATCATCCGGATTTTTGGCTGCTTTCTTTATAAAAACCCATTGCCCTTGGCGGTCCTGAATCAGTGTGTAGCCGACTTTATTCCACCTGAACGGATTGGTGGAACTCGGCGTCGACGTAACAAAGACCACGCTCGCAACAAGTTTTCCGTTGATTTCATCCTGGGTGCTGACAAAAGGGAAGCGCAGCCCCGAGATTCCTCTGATGTCTCTCTTTATCATTTCGAGCACTATGCGTCCGGTTTCCAGGAGTTCCTGTGTTCCCAGCGTTGCGTCGATGGATCTCGCTATAGAGAAGTAGGTCGAATAGACGGTGACGAGCAGGAGCGCACTCAAAGCGATGGCAAGGAGGATCTCGAGAAGAGTGAATCCTTTATCTCTTGGTCGCGTGACGATCCTGCGTCCTGTGCTCACGTCAGCTCTCCACAGGAAAAGATGGGCAAATTCACGCAATGCACCTCCAGCGCAACGTTCAACCAGCCGGGTTTGCAAGAAATCTGCCAGATAGCTGGAATAAGGGGGAAAGCGGCAGGTGCAGGTGTGGCGGCGCCCTACTTGCTGTTCATCACGAGTGTGATAAGTTTCGAACGGCTCGTGGCGTTGAACTTTTTGAAAATCCTGTTGAGGTGAGCTTTAACCGTATGCTCGCTGAGGGCGAGTTTGTTCGCGATTTCTTTGTTGGTGTAACCCTGGCATACATACTCGATGATCTCTTTTTCCCTGGAAGTGATGCCGTTTATTTTTCCCGCTTTTGAGACAATGCCGGAATCGTGGAGAAACGTCTTTACAGTGCTGTTATCGATCCACACCTGTCCCTGGCTGACCACTTGAAGGGCTTTTTTGAGTAGAGGGAACTCAGTGTCCGTTGAAAGTATTCCATGAATCTTGTACGAAAGAAGGGTCGTGATTATTCTCTCTTTTTCGACACCGGTGTCCATGAGGAGAATCTTTGCATTGGGATAACCTGCTATCAGCTTTTCGCTGATTGTGGAAATGTCTGTCAGAACCACTTCGGGCACAAAACCGTTGTTACTGTCCTGGCCATGAACCATCACGTCGTCATAGCCATTCTTTGTGAGCAGTTGCCTGATAGCCTCCGAGATGAGTGTGTTGCCTATGTGGATCAGAATGTGCATTTGCTTCGCTTATTCTAGTTGATCGGACTTTTTTCCCTAAACTTAAGGGGAGAATTACTGACCACGTGTTTTTCTCCCGGATGCTCGTTACAGCCTTCTGTGTTTACACGGAGATCTCTTGCCGGAAGGAATCGGTGCAGAGCCTTTGTTGTTGCAACTTCCAAGCGGCTCTGGACGTAACTGATTGCATAAAATCGTGGCGCATTTTTTGCAGATGTTCCATGTGGTAAAAGGATCGGCCGGGTCGAGCACAATTGGCCTTAAACAGCGTAAATATGCGTCCCTTAAGAAGAAACCACTAAAGAGGAGGTCCCATGATATGTGAGAAATGTGGATTCGGACACATGATGGATGACAGTTATTTTGACGTCAAGGTGTACAAGTGTTGGATATGTGGCAATCGGCTCTATGTCGATTACCCGAAGAGGTGGGGCTCCCTGGTGTGTGCGAGATGCGGGAACGATATGGGCGAGGAGAACGAGCTCGGGTACTGCGAAAACTGCATGAAAATGCTGCACATCCATGTCGGGAGGCTCAAAGGACGTACCTACGGTGAATCCGTCTGCCAGTGCGGTACGGTCTTCGTCCGGAAGAGTCCCACGCAGATGTTCCATTCAAAGGACTGCAGAAGGCGGGCATTGGCACCGATGTAAGCAAGGAGCCGGCGCTTACTTCTGAATTCTCACCAGGCTACCCGTTTTGATGCCATAAGACCGCACGAACTCCGGGTTTACCTCTATGGCGTATTTACACGCCGCAGCAGGTGTGTACACAGGACAGGCGGAAGGGTTTGTTTCCAGACAAGGAGACATCTCCTGGACGTCGACAATCTTCAGACCCTCATTCAAAAAAATGACACATAATGGGATACGTGTGTTATACATGTAAAACGAGTGAAAGCCTGTATGCTCGAAGTAGAAGATCATCCCCCTGTTTTTGTCCAGGCGGGTCCGGAACATGAGTCCCCTGGCGCGCAGTTGGTCGGTGTCTGCCACTTCTGCTTCGATCGAGGCTTTTGCAGTCAGGAAGGTTACTTTGTGGAAGCGAACGGCGCTCGTGCTTGCGGTGTGCCCGGGGAAGCTGAGGATCGTGGCGACGAGGAGCGCTGTAGCGGCTGCCAGTGGCACAGGAAATGCTATTCTTACAAGATGACGCAGGAGCATTTCCCAGTATATCATGCAGCGGGAGGGATGGAAAGGGCTCTCCCCGGGAAAGCGGTCGGTCAAGAGGATGAATGAGCCCGATCCTTGTGATGTGGACGGGCCAGTCAACGAGGAGTGCGCATGATTGCGTAATGCCTCAGAAAGGGTGACCCATGAACCTCATAAAGATAGTGATCCTGTTCGGCTGCAATTTGGCCATCTGCATATCCTGGAGCGTCCATAAGACTATTTCGATGGCTATTATGCATGGAATTCTCTCGTGGCTCTATGTGATCTATTATGGCATTAAAGAAAGCAAGCTTCTCGATTGACAAACTCGGAACGGGAGAGCCTCATTTGCATTCAGAAAAGCGAACTTTGAAGGGCGCGCTTGGTCGTTTGGTGTGGCTGAGCGCGAAGAGTTGCAGAGGCTCATTCTTGTCTGTGGTCGCATGCACCACCATGATCTGTGTTCTGGTACTCATGTTCGGTGCGTGTAAAGACCGGAGGGAATCTCCGCCTGCAGCACATTGGGATAGAGTGGTGAACGGGCAAAACAATGAGGTCTACTACATAGACAGAAAGGCGATTGAACGAGTATCTGATGACATTGTCAGGGTTTCTGTAAAGTATGCCCCTACGAAGGGCCAATTCCTTGTCAGTCTTCAGGAGTTATCCAAGGAACTCGGGGGTGCCGATAAAGACATCAGTCAGGAGTACACAGTATCCACATGGGAGTTCAGATGCGATAGGCCCGAGGGAAGGTGTCTCAGCCTCGCTCATTTCAAGAAGGGCAGTAAGATTGCAGGTTACGAGTATCCTCATCCGGACTGGACCATCCTCGACAATGCTCCAAGCACAAAGATGCTTCGCGAACTCGTGTGCGCGGAAATAGGGCAGGCCCAACCTCAGAAGTAGCAGAATCAGGCAATGGCCGGCATGCGTCCGCCACAGGTGCGTCCTTTCGCTTGACCATCGAAACATTTTCTCTTAAGATTAAAAGACACACTGATCCAAAAGGCGCCCGGTTGTAGAGAGCAGGGCGTGAAAGAGGAGTGTACCGGTGAACTCTTACGGCGATACGCCTTGCGACGCTACTGCTCCAGGCGATCCGGACCGTAAACTCCGTTCTCTTCTTCAACTCGGCCACCTCATAGGCCTCGACCTCCAGCTTGACGAAATGTTGCTTCAGATCGCAAAGAAGGCGACAGAGGTCATGGAAGCCGATCGCTTCAGCATATTCTTACACGACGTCGCAAGGGATGAACTCTTTACGACAGTCGCTCTGGGCATGGGAACCAGGGAGATCAGGATTCCCGCTAATTCCGGCATCGCCGGACACTGCCTGCGGACGGGCGAAATCATCCATCTGGATAATGCATACGCGGACCCGCGTTTGAATCGAGAGGTTGAGGTGCGCACCGGCTACCGAACCAAGACCCTTCTCTCGATGCCTTTTTACAGCAGGGATGCTCGACCTCTGGGAGTGGCGCAGGCGCTTAATAAGAAGAAGGGAGCTTTTACCGAAGAGGATAAAGTGTTGCTGCGGATGTTTATCAATCAGGCAGCGGTTTTCATTGAGATGGGACAGCTGCAGAAGGCGCGCATCGACGCGCTGGAACAATCGAGGCGGGAACTGGAGAGGCTCGACCGTATCAAGACGAAGGTGATTCACCATGTCTCCCACGAACTGAAAACGCCCATTGCTGTGATACAGGGGAATGTCAGGCTTCTCAAACAGCGCTTACGATCAGTTCAGGACGCGGATTGGCAGACGTTCATGGACTCGCTGGAACGGCACGTGAGGCGATTGTCGGAAATCCAGAAAGAAACGCGTGATATCTTCCGGATGTCTCTTGAAGCGGAGGCGGCTTCTTTCGTCGAAAAGATGGTGCACATTGAGGAAGAAGCACCCGCTTACTGCGAAATGACGGAGGAGATGCGCCAACACTGGCAAGCAGTGAAGAATTGGGCTGGTGTGCACCTCGTCGCCGGCGATAAGCGCTTCAGACCGATCCGGCTACGACCTCTTGTGGAACGGATCCTGAGAATTGCGGCAGCCAGGGCCCCTCATAGAAAGATCGACCTGGCGATAAGAGGGGACTATACGTTAAAACTCTCAATGAATCTGCGGGCCCTGACCGAGGTTCTCGACGGGCTTGTGCGCAATGCGTTTGAGAATACACCCGATGGCAGTAACATCGAAATCCTTTTCGGATGCGAGGAAGGGAAAATTTACATCCACGTCCAGGACTATGGTATAGGTATTACTGACGAAAACAAAGTGTCCCTGTTTGATGGATTTCTCCCTGCTCGAGAGACCGAACTCTACTCCTCAAAAAGACCTTACGAGTTTGGGGCAGGGGGCAAGGGGCTTGATTTGCTGAGAGCAAAGCTTTATGCGGAGCGGTTTGGTTTTTCTATTTCGGCAGAGAGTTCGCGGTGTCGATCTATTCCTGTCGACCAAGAGCTGTGCCCTGGAGATGTTTCATTGTGCGGAAGCTGCAGGACTGCCGACGACTGCAGGCTATCGGGTGGAAGCATGTTTACGCTGACTTTTCCGCCTGGATCTGAGTTTTCGGAACCGGCGAGCGCATTGAGGTAACTGCATGGACGAAAAAGACTATCTTTACGATCTTCTGGTGCACGACCTGGTGGGACCACTGGCCGTGGTTGCAACAACGGTAAGCAGCCTCCTTGGCAAACCGGAAAGGTATGGCGATCTGAACCGGCTGCAACGGGAGTGCCTCGAACGTATAAAAAGGAATACCCAAAAAGCCAGGGGTCTTGTGCAGGATATCATGGAGGTCGCCCGTGCTGAGGAAAGTGTGTTCAAATGCGAACTTTTCACCATGCCGGAGTTGATCAGAGAAGCGCTGATAGAAGGGCTGGAGTTCGTCAACCCGGCACTGGGAGATGAGCTGTCTCGCGCTCAATCGGACTCGGACGCTGACAAAATTCTCGAGCGGAATGGCATTTCTTTGTCGATATCGGACTCCCACGCACGTGCGTCTTTCTGTCACGATCGCCGAAAGGTGCTACATATAGTACGGAACCTTGTCAGCAATGCACTGAAGTATCGAAAGGAGAAAATGGACCTATCGGTGAGCGGCGAGAACGATCTGGTTGTGAGCGTTTCAAATGACGGTCCTGTCATTTCCGAAGGAGAGCGGCAGGCGCTGTTCAAGAGGTTTTCCCGACTCGAAAGAAACCAGATGAAGGACACGCCAGGTGCAGGTCTTGGGCTCTTTTGTGTCAAAGCCCTTGTAGAGCATATGCAGGGGCAGATCTCTGTCTCAAGCGGGAGGGGGTTCAATATCTGTTTCACCGTACGAATCCCTGCTATGGAATTGATTAACCAAAAGGAGGACGTATCATGACGGCGTCGGTTTTGGAGGGCAAAAGAATTTTGGCTGTGGATGATGAATCCGATGTGTTGGCCGTGCTGGAGCAGGAGATCAAAGATGCCTGCCCCAGCTGTCAGTTGGACAAAGCAACCACGTACGAAAAAGGAGCCGAATTAATAAATGCAAACGTTTACGATATTGTAATTCTCGATATCATGGGCGTGCGGGGTTTCGACCTTCTCGAACTGGCCGTGAAGAAAAACCTTAAGGTGGGTATGCTCACCGCCCACGCTCTGAGTCCTGAAGCCCTCAAGAAATCCCACGATCTCGGGGCGCGGGCCTATCTGCCCAAGGACAAACTTGGCGAGATAATGCCTTTTCTAGAAGACATTCTCACGCAAGAATACAAGACGGGCTGGAAACGTCTTCTGGAGAAACTTGAGAATTACTTTGAGGATG
It encodes the following:
- a CDS encoding GAF domain-containing sensor histidine kinase, encoding MNSYGDTPCDATAPGDPDRKLRSLLQLGHLIGLDLQLDEMLLQIAKKATEVMEADRFSIFLHDVARDELFTTVALGMGTREIRIPANSGIAGHCLRTGEIIHLDNAYADPRLNREVEVRTGYRTKTLLSMPFYSRDARPLGVAQALNKKKGAFTEEDKVLLRMFINQAAVFIEMGQLQKARIDALEQSRRELERLDRIKTKVIHHVSHELKTPIAVIQGNVRLLKQRLRSVQDADWQTFMDSLERHVRRLSEIQKETRDIFRMSLEAEAASFVEKMVHIEEEAPAYCEMTEEMRQHWQAVKNWAGVHLVAGDKRFRPIRLRPLVERILRIAAARAPHRKIDLAIRGDYTLKLSMNLRALTEVLDGLVRNAFENTPDGSNIEILFGCEEGKIYIHVQDYGIGITDENKVSLFDGFLPARETELYSSKRPYEFGAGGKGLDLLRAKLYAERFGFSISAESSRCRSIPVDQELCPGDVSLCGSCRTADDCRLSGGSMFTLTFPPGSEFSEPASALR
- a CDS encoding DUF192 domain-containing protein, which encodes MLLRHLVRIAFPVPLAAATALLVATILSFPGHTASTSAVRFHKVTFLTAKASIEAEVADTDQLRARGLMFRTRLDKNRGMIFYFEHTGFHSFYMYNTRIPLCVIFLNEGLKIVDVQEMSPCLETNPSACPVYTPAAACKYAIEVNPEFVRSYGIKTGSLVRIQK
- a CDS encoding response regulator transcription factor, with the protein product MHILIHIGNTLISEAIRQLLTKNGYDDVMVHGQDSNNGFVPEVVLTDISTISEKLIAGYPNAKILLMDTGVEKERIITTLLSYKIHGILSTDTEFPLLKKALQVVSQGQVWIDNSTVKTFLHDSGIVSKAGKINGITSREKEIIEYVCQGYTNKEIANKLALSEHTVKAHLNRIFKKFNATSRSKLITLVMNSK
- a CDS encoding surface-adhesin E family protein, whose translation is MVACTTMICVLVLMFGACKDRRESPPAAHWDRVVNGQNNEVYYIDRKAIERVSDDIVRVSVKYAPTKGQFLVSLQELSKELGGADKDISQEYTVSTWEFRCDRPEGRCLSLAHFKKGSKIAGYEYPHPDWTILDNAPSTKMLRELVCAEIGQAQPQK
- a CDS encoding sensor histidine kinase, with translation MDEKDYLYDLLVHDLVGPLAVVATTVSSLLGKPERYGDLNRLQRECLERIKRNTQKARGLVQDIMEVARAEESVFKCELFTMPELIREALIEGLEFVNPALGDELSRAQSDSDADKILERNGISLSISDSHARASFCHDRRKVLHIVRNLVSNALKYRKEKMDLSVSGENDLVVSVSNDGPVISEGERQALFKRFSRLERNQMKDTPGAGLGLFCVKALVEHMQGQISVSSGRGFNICFTVRIPAMELINQKEDVS
- a CDS encoding response regulator, which codes for MTASVLEGKRILAVDDESDVLAVLEQEIKDACPSCQLDKATTYEKGAELINANVYDIVILDIMGVRGFDLLELAVKKNLKVGMLTAHALSPEALKKSHDLGARAYLPKDKLGEIMPFLEDILTQEYKTGWKRLLEKLENYFEDEFEPDWKRKAGINYW
- a CDS encoding prepilin-type N-terminal cleavage/methylation domain-containing protein; translation: MREFAHLFLWRADVSTGRRIVTRPRDKGFTLLEILLAIALSALLLVTVYSTYFSIARSIDATLGTQELLETGRIVLEMIKRDIRGISGLRFPFVSTQDEINGKLVASVVFVTSTPSSTNPFRWNKVGYTLIQDRQGQWVFIKKAAKNPDDDLDRRAASRPRQT